One window of Chloroflexus aggregans DSM 9485 genomic DNA carries:
- a CDS encoding cysteine desulfurase family protein — MPEHLLYFDYAATTPLDPCVLEAMMPFLSGMSGNASSIHQVGRAALQALDDAREQVAFVLGCQPKEIVFTGGGSESINLAIKGVAMALRAHGKTHVISSAVEHHAVLHAIDYLVEYEGFRATLLPVDRSGRVNPADLSAAIRHETALVSVMYANNETGVIQPIAELAAICHEHGVLFHTDAVQAPGQLPLDVQALGVDLLSLTAHKFYGPQGVGVLYMRRGTPLVPQINGGAQERRRRAGTENIAGIVGLATALTIAERERAQYVHQLRTLSERLIGGVLQRIPHSWLNGDRTCRLPSIVNLGFACIETESLLLLLDQRGICASSGSACTSGSLEPSHVLLAMGLSPEEANGSIRFSLGRHTTAEQIETLLELLPDLVAQLRAVAPCA; from the coding sequence ATGCCTGAGCACCTCCTGTATTTCGACTATGCCGCAACGACACCGCTCGACCCGTGCGTGCTCGAGGCAATGATGCCGTTTTTGAGCGGGATGAGTGGAAATGCCTCGAGTATCCATCAAGTAGGGCGAGCGGCATTGCAAGCGCTCGACGATGCCCGTGAACAAGTAGCGTTCGTCTTGGGCTGCCAACCGAAGGAGATTGTCTTTACGGGTGGCGGCAGCGAGAGCATTAATCTGGCGATCAAGGGTGTCGCTATGGCACTACGTGCGCACGGGAAGACGCACGTGATCAGTAGTGCCGTTGAACATCACGCTGTCTTGCACGCGATCGATTACCTTGTGGAGTATGAAGGGTTTCGTGCGACCCTTCTCCCCGTCGACCGGAGTGGCCGGGTCAACCCTGCCGATCTAAGCGCTGCTATCCGTCACGAAACGGCATTAGTATCGGTGATGTACGCTAATAACGAGACGGGAGTGATCCAGCCGATTGCCGAACTGGCCGCCATCTGTCACGAGCATGGGGTGTTATTCCACACCGATGCGGTGCAGGCCCCCGGCCAATTGCCGCTGGATGTGCAAGCGCTTGGTGTTGATTTACTCAGTCTGACAGCCCATAAGTTCTACGGTCCACAGGGAGTGGGAGTACTCTACATGCGCCGTGGCACACCACTGGTGCCGCAGATCAACGGTGGTGCTCAAGAACGCCGACGGCGAGCCGGGACAGAGAACATTGCCGGCATTGTCGGATTAGCAACGGCGTTAACGATTGCCGAGCGTGAGCGAGCACAGTATGTCCATCAGTTACGTACACTCAGTGAGCGACTGATCGGTGGCGTATTGCAGCGTATTCCGCACTCGTGGCTCAACGGCGACCGAACCTGTCGATTGCCGAGTATCGTCAATCTCGGCTTTGCGTGTATTGAAACCGAGAGTCTCTTGCTCTTACTCGACCAGCGCGGCATCTGCGCCAGCTCAGGCAGCGCCTGTACATCTGGTTCACTGGAACCCTCGCACGTCCTGTTGGCGATGGGACTTTCGCCCGAAGAAGCGAATGGCTCGATCCGATTTTCGCTAGGTCGTCATACCACCGCCGAACAGATCGAGACCTTGCTCGAACTGTTGCCCGATCTTGTCGCGCAATTGCGTGCAGTAGCACCGTGTGCGTGA
- the csx15 gene encoding CRISPR-associated protein Csx15 produces the protein MIVLNYAHPITTAQQEQIVALTGQSIAQLIDINSQIDQQQPLEPQIIALADAAGLTPQQWQSEEILINLPSLNFSAAALLAELHGRMGYFPPVLRLRPIAGALPPRFEVAEILNLQVLRDEARARRTR, from the coding sequence ATGATCGTCTTAAATTACGCGCATCCGATTACAACTGCTCAGCAAGAGCAAATAGTTGCGTTAACCGGTCAATCTATCGCTCAACTAATCGACATCAACAGTCAAATCGATCAGCAGCAACCACTCGAACCACAAATCATCGCTCTTGCCGACGCTGCCGGATTGACGCCGCAGCAGTGGCAAAGTGAAGAAATTTTGATCAATCTGCCGTCTTTGAATTTTAGTGCAGCCGCCCTGTTGGCAGAACTTCATGGTCGTATGGGGTACTTTCCGCCCGTGTTACGCCTACGACCGATTGCAGGGGCATTACCACCCCGTTTTGAAGTAGCCGAAATATTAAACCTGCAAGTCTTACGCGACGAAGCTCGTGCCCGTCGCACACGGTAG
- a CDS encoding ABC transporter substrate-binding protein, producing the protein MSTPITLALDWTPNTNHIGFYVAIAKGWYRDAGIEPIMLSPEEDNYQTTPAAKVVAGRALLAIAPSESALSYHLHPTKPSLVAIAALAQRDTSAIVTLANSGIDRPAKLDGRRYASYNARFERAIVAQMIRNDGGKGEFDEIFPPKLGIWETLLTSVADATWVFMPWEGVQARRAGIALNAFHLDDYGIPYGYTPILLAHPDALRTHPDALRALLNATAEGYRFAVHHPDEAVAALITEAKHPSLQDRDFVTESLYELAPALLTADGRWGVMDGQRWQAFVTWLDQQGLIVDRNGQRIPLAPDTYLALFTNELWN; encoded by the coding sequence ATGTCAACACCTATTACCTTAGCCCTCGATTGGACACCCAACACAAATCATATTGGGTTCTACGTAGCTATTGCCAAGGGATGGTACCGTGACGCCGGAATCGAACCGATCATGCTGTCCCCGGAAGAGGACAATTATCAGACGACACCGGCTGCGAAGGTGGTAGCAGGAAGAGCGTTATTGGCAATTGCTCCCTCGGAGAGTGCTTTGAGTTACCATCTTCACCCCACCAAACCATCGTTGGTTGCCATTGCAGCGCTAGCACAACGCGACACAAGTGCGATTGTGACATTAGCCAACAGCGGCATTGATCGACCGGCCAAACTTGATGGTCGTCGCTACGCTTCGTACAACGCACGATTTGAGCGCGCAATCGTAGCGCAGATGATCCGCAACGACGGAGGGAAGGGCGAATTCGATGAGATCTTTCCACCCAAACTCGGCATCTGGGAAACATTGCTCACCAGCGTTGCCGATGCAACATGGGTCTTTATGCCGTGGGAAGGGGTGCAAGCCCGTCGAGCCGGGATCGCTCTCAACGCCTTCCACCTCGACGACTACGGCATTCCTTACGGCTACACGCCGATATTGTTGGCCCACCCGGATGCACTCCGCACGCATCCAGATGCCCTGCGCGCATTATTGAATGCCACTGCCGAGGGCTACCGCTTCGCCGTTCATCATCCCGATGAAGCCGTGGCAGCACTTATCACGGAGGCTAAGCACCCGAGCTTGCAGGATCGCGATTTTGTGACCGAAAGTTTGTATGAACTCGCCCCCGCTCTGCTGACCGCTGATGGTCGGTGGGGGGTGATGGACGGCCAGCGGTGGCAAGCCTTTGTGACGTGGCTCGACCAACAAGGTCTGATTGTGGATCGGAATGGACAGCGCATCCCGTTAGCACCAGATACATACCTTGCTCTGTTTACAAATGAGCTTTGGAACTAG